A genome region from Myroides fluvii includes the following:
- a CDS encoding glutamine synthetase III family protein encodes MSTFRFRAIEKAASRSAVKVEELGRKSLIFGDHVFNDKSMRQFLTPEAYQAVKNAQLGIKIDRRLADYIALGMKEWALSKGVTHYTHWFQPLTGTTAEKHDAFFETQFDGDPVEQFNGSQLVQQEPDASSFPNGGIRNTFEARGYTAWDPTSPAFIFGSTLCIPTVFISYTGEALDNKTPLLKAINAIDDAATEVARYFDKNVKKVTPTLGWEQEYFLVDAALAASRPDILTTGRTLLGHTAAKGQQLDDHYFGSIPTRVLNYMHDLENHCILLGIPVKTRHNEVAPNQFELAPIFEEINLAVDHNSLLMDVMKKVAEKHHFKVLFHEKPFKGVNGSGKHNNWSLATDTGVNLLSPSKTPKSNLQFLTFFINTIKAVNDNEELLRSAIASASNDHRLGANEAPPAIVSVFIGQQLTKVLEELKEVTDGKLSPEEKTDLKLNVVGKIPDVLLDNTDRNRTSPFAFTGNKWEFRAVGSTANCAGPMTVLNTIVAKQLKEFKIEVDRLVEQDGLKKDEAIFNVLREYIKQSERILFEGDGYSKEWEEEAARRGLSNHKTTPEALKAKVYPESIAVFEEMQVMTKVEVEARYEIELEEYVKRIQIEGRVLGDIAKNHVIPTAIKYQNLVIENVKGLKEIFGEEEYKEYAEEQLRILKKISFHIAQVNIKVAEMVDQRKIANAIEDVEEQAKMYCHIVKPYFDIIRYHSDKLEMMVDNELWTLTKYRELLFTN; translated from the coding sequence ATGTCAACATTTCGTTTTCGAGCAATTGAAAAAGCAGCCTCAAGAAGTGCTGTGAAGGTAGAAGAACTGGGTAGAAAATCATTAATATTTGGCGATCATGTCTTTAATGACAAATCGATGCGCCAATTTTTGACACCCGAAGCTTATCAGGCGGTAAAGAATGCACAATTGGGCATTAAAATTGACCGTCGATTAGCGGATTACATCGCATTAGGGATGAAAGAATGGGCACTTTCAAAAGGAGTGACACATTATACACACTGGTTCCAACCGTTAACAGGAACAACAGCAGAGAAGCACGATGCTTTTTTTGAAACACAATTTGATGGTGATCCTGTAGAACAATTTAACGGAAGTCAATTGGTGCAACAAGAGCCCGATGCTTCGAGTTTTCCAAATGGAGGGATTCGAAATACATTCGAAGCCAGAGGATATACAGCATGGGATCCTACATCACCAGCGTTTATCTTTGGATCGACTTTGTGTATTCCAACCGTATTTATTTCCTATACAGGAGAAGCCTTAGACAATAAAACGCCACTGTTAAAAGCCATCAACGCCATTGATGATGCCGCAACAGAAGTAGCGCGTTATTTTGACAAAAACGTAAAAAAAGTAACCCCAACTTTGGGTTGGGAACAAGAATATTTCCTTGTGGATGCTGCTTTAGCTGCATCAAGACCTGATATCTTGACAACAGGTAGAACCTTATTAGGACATACAGCGGCTAAAGGACAACAATTGGATGACCATTATTTCGGTTCTATTCCTACACGTGTATTAAACTATATGCACGATTTAGAAAATCACTGTATCTTATTGGGTATTCCCGTAAAAACAAGACACAATGAGGTGGCACCAAATCAATTTGAGTTAGCGCCTATTTTTGAAGAAATCAACTTAGCGGTGGATCACAACTCCTTGTTGATGGATGTGATGAAGAAAGTGGCTGAGAAACATCATTTCAAAGTGTTATTCCACGAAAAACCTTTCAAAGGAGTAAATGGATCAGGAAAACACAACAACTGGTCTTTGGCAACTGATACAGGAGTTAATTTATTAAGCCCGAGTAAAACACCAAAGAGCAATCTACAGTTCTTGACCTTCTTTATCAATACCATTAAAGCGGTAAATGACAACGAAGAGTTGTTGCGTTCAGCGATTGCATCAGCAAGTAATGACCACCGTTTAGGGGCAAATGAAGCACCTCCAGCGATTGTATCTGTATTTATCGGTCAACAATTGACGAAAGTGTTAGAAGAGTTGAAAGAAGTAACAGATGGTAAATTATCGCCTGAAGAGAAAACAGATTTGAAGTTAAATGTCGTAGGAAAAATTCCAGACGTCTTGTTAGATAATACGGATCGTAACCGAACATCTCCTTTTGCATTTACAGGAAACAAATGGGAGTTTAGAGCCGTTGGATCAACAGCGAACTGTGCAGGGCCTATGACGGTTTTAAATACGATTGTCGCTAAACAATTAAAAGAATTCAAAATTGAAGTAGATCGCTTAGTAGAACAAGATGGTTTGAAAAAAGACGAAGCAATCTTCAATGTTTTACGTGAATACATCAAACAAAGTGAGCGTATTTTGTTTGAAGGAGATGGATATAGCAAAGAGTGGGAGGAAGAAGCGGCACGACGCGGATTGAGTAACCACAAAACAACGCCTGAAGCCTTAAAAGCAAAAGTATATCCTGAATCTATTGCTGTATTTGAAGAAATGCAAGTCATGACGAAGGTTGAGGTAGAAGCACGTTACGAAATCGAGTTAGAAGAGTACGTGAAACGCATCCAAATTGAAGGACGCGTGTTAGGTGATATCGCGAAAAATCACGTGATTCCAACCGCAATTAAGTACCAAAACTTGGTGATTGAAAACGTAAAAGGATTGAAAGAAATTTTTGGTGAGGAAGAATATAAAGAGTACGCAGAAGAACAATTGCGCATTTTAAAGAAAATATCCTTCCACATTGC